In a genomic window of Lacrimispora sp. BS-2:
- a CDS encoding HAMP domain-containing methyl-accepting chemotaxis protein, translating into MEKHEKQNSIALSKRMAIGFGVVNMITVLIFLISFFTIYGSYSAGSVSSATFTLFSAAILLLTIISVVASVIICRALNGSIVRPLKILNNIARQLSVGDASANVRVLTKDEVGELMKSFKAMVENTRNQAQTAEAIARGDLTVQVKINSEKDVLGMALSSIVEKNNCILSQICDTSGQVLSGAGQISEASIRLSEGAGHQAGSLQELAAAITEVKNQIGLSADNAAMARTCANDVSHGAMDGNRHMEEMLRAMDEINVSASNISKVIKAIEDIAFQTNLLSLNASVEAARAGEYGKGFAVVADEVRSLAARSAKAAKETTDMIESSIQKAEHGMNIAKTTADAFNKIVGGIEQVAELAEKIAGASSEQAFGIARINDEISQVSNLVQANSAASEESTAAMAQLYKQAETLKEMVQTFRLKTPC; encoded by the coding sequence ATGGAAAAACATGAAAAACAGAATTCAATTGCCCTTAGCAAAAGGATGGCAATAGGATTCGGCGTAGTAAACATGATAACCGTTCTAATTTTTTTGATAAGCTTTTTCACCATTTACGGATCATATTCCGCAGGCAGCGTTTCATCTGCAACTTTTACACTTTTTTCGGCAGCAATTCTTCTGTTGACTATCATATCCGTTGTTGCAAGCGTAATAATATGCAGGGCCTTAAACGGAAGCATTGTTCGCCCTCTTAAAATACTTAACAATATTGCGAGGCAGCTGTCCGTGGGAGATGCAAGCGCAAACGTCCGGGTCCTCACAAAGGATGAGGTGGGAGAATTAATGAAATCCTTTAAGGCCATGGTGGAAAATACCAGAAACCAGGCTCAGACAGCCGAGGCAATAGCCCGCGGGGACTTAACCGTCCAGGTGAAAATAAATTCGGAAAAGGATGTCCTTGGCATGGCCTTAAGCAGCATCGTAGAGAAAAATAACTGCATTCTGTCTCAAATATGCGATACGTCAGGGCAGGTTTTGAGCGGCGCCGGTCAGATATCAGAAGCAAGCATACGGCTTTCGGAAGGGGCAGGCCATCAGGCAGGCTCCCTTCAGGAATTAGCTGCAGCCATAACGGAGGTAAAAAACCAGATCGGCTTAAGCGCAGATAATGCGGCAATGGCCAGAACATGTGCCAATGACGTCAGTCACGGAGCCATGGATGGAAACAGGCACATGGAGGAAATGCTCAGAGCCATGGATGAAATCAACGTGTCCGCTTCAAATATCTCAAAGGTAATAAAGGCGATCGAGGACATTGCTTTCCAGACAAATTTGCTGTCATTAAATGCCTCGGTAGAGGCCGCAAGGGCGGGCGAGTACGGAAAGGGCTTTGCGGTAGTGGCAGATGAGGTGCGGAGCCTTGCAGCCCGTTCGGCAAAAGCCGCAAAGGAAACCACAGATATGATAGAAAGTTCCATACAGAAGGCCGAGCATGGAATGAATATTGCTAAGACCACTGCAGATGCTTTTAACAAAATAGTGGGAGGGATAGAGCAGGTCGCTGAATTGGCGGAAAAGATCGCCGGCGCATCGTCAGAGCAAGCTTTCGGCATAGCCCGTATAAACGACGAGATCAGCCAGGTATCCAACCTGGTGCAGGCAAATTCGGCAGCGTCCGAAGAAAGCACCGCTGCAATGGCCCAGCTTTATAAGCAGGCTGAAACGCTGAAGGAAATGGTTCAGACCTTCAGGCTGAAAACGCCCTGCTAA
- a CDS encoding sulfite exporter TauE/SafE family protein, with product MSGYLYGLFLLISFGASIAGAICGIGGGVIIKPTLDAFGVLSVAAISFLSGCTVLAMTCYSVIKGKMSGESLVDMKTGTPLAIGAAIGGVVGKSMFQAVSSLFADKDMVGAVQAACLLVITLGTLIYTIKKDKIHTHHVTNPVICVLIGLVLGILSSFLGIGGGPINLVVLFFFFSMDTKAAAQNSLYIILFSQITGLMNSLVTGTVPEFSIWLLVLMVIGGILGGMSGRVINKRIDEKVVDRLFLFLMVVIIGINLYNIYQFM from the coding sequence ATGAGTGGTTATTTATATGGATTGTTTTTGTTGATCAGCTTTGGCGCATCCATTGCAGGCGCCATTTGTGGAATAGGCGGAGGCGTTATTATAAAGCCCACCCTGGATGCATTTGGAGTGTTAAGCGTAGCTGCCATAAGCTTTCTGTCAGGCTGTACGGTGCTTGCAATGACTTGTTATTCTGTGATTAAAGGAAAAATGAGCGGAGAGTCCCTGGTGGATATGAAGACGGGAACGCCTCTTGCCATAGGGGCGGCAATAGGCGGAGTTGTGGGAAAGTCTATGTTTCAGGCGGTTTCTTCCTTATTTGCAGACAAGGACATGGTGGGGGCCGTCCAGGCAGCATGTCTCCTGGTGATTACTCTTGGAACGCTGATCTATACCATAAAAAAGGACAAGATCCATACCCATCATGTGACCAATCCGGTAATTTGTGTGTTGATTGGACTGGTGCTTGGGATACTTTCTTCATTTTTGGGAATTGGAGGAGGCCCCATTAATCTGGTGGTGCTGTTTTTCTTTTTTTCCATGGATACCAAGGCAGCCGCCCAGAATTCCCTTTACATCATCCTGTTTTCCCAGATCACAGGGCTTATGAATTCCCTGGTAACAGGAACAGTACCGGAATTCTCTATCTGGCTTTTAGTTCTCATGGTGATAGGAGGGATCTTAGGCGGGATGAGCGGCCGGGTGATTAATAAAAGGATTGACGAGAAGGTGGTGGACAGGCTTTTCCTGTTTTTGATGGTAGTTATCATTGGGATCAATCTATATAATATTTATCAATTTATGTAA
- a CDS encoding phage holin family protein: MEQITNYVKPELIVVAVVLYFLGQAIKKSQTIKGKYIPLINGAVGILLCGIYVLGTSSCQTGQEIAMAVFTAITQGVLVAGLSTYVDQIIKQSRKTE; the protein is encoded by the coding sequence ATGGAACAGATTACGAATTATGTCAAACCGGAACTGATCGTAGTGGCAGTAGTTTTGTACTTTTTAGGACAGGCGATTAAAAAGAGCCAGACCATCAAGGGTAAGTATATCCCCCTTATCAATGGGGCTGTAGGCATTTTGTTGTGCGGTATATACGTGTTGGGCACAAGTAGCTGCCAGACCGGGCAGGAAATTGCTATGGCGGTATTTACGGCTATTACGCAGGGGGTCCTGGTTGCCGGATTGAGTACATATGTAGATCAGATTATTAAGCAGTCTAGAAAAACTGAATAA
- a CDS encoding N-acetylmuramoyl-L-alanine amidase, producing MKFKKWEPFMALVLLVLVYVISSQAGKMAAGVNAKAGKEKPVVVIDAGHGGNDPGKIGIDGTLEKDINLQIANRLKKYLEASDVKVILTREDDNGLYSEKDSRKKMADMSKRCEIINDVSPALTVSIHQNSYHQEDVFGGQVFYYKRSDKGKELAEILQSRFDYVLGEKNTRLAKPNDNYYLLLHVRTPIVIVECGFLTNWKESALLNSPDYQDRLAWTIHMGVMEYLNGR from the coding sequence GTGAAATTTAAGAAGTGGGAACCTTTTATGGCGCTGGTTTTGCTGGTGCTGGTATATGTGATATCAAGTCAGGCTGGAAAGATGGCGGCAGGAGTCAATGCAAAAGCCGGAAAAGAAAAACCTGTGGTCGTTATAGATGCGGGGCACGGAGGAAATGATCCGGGAAAGATAGGCATTGACGGAACCCTGGAAAAGGATATAAATTTGCAGATAGCGAACCGGTTAAAAAAATATCTGGAAGCTTCTGACGTGAAAGTGATTCTGACCAGAGAAGATGACAACGGACTGTACTCGGAAAAGGACAGCAGAAAAAAGATGGCGGACATGAGTAAGCGCTGTGAGATCATCAATGATGTAAGTCCGGCACTTACGGTCAGCATCCATCAGAACAGCTATCATCAGGAGGACGTTTTCGGAGGACAGGTATTTTACTATAAAAGGTCCGATAAGGGAAAGGAACTGGCTGAGATTTTACAGAGCCGGTTTGATTATGTGCTGGGAGAGAAGAATACCAGACTGGCAAAGCCTAACGACAACTATTATCTGCTTTTACATGTGCGGACCCCGATCGTGATCGTGGAATGCGGCTTTTTAACCAATTGGAAGGAATCTGCTCTTTTAAACTCCCCGGATTACCAGGACCGGCTGGCCTGGACGATCCACATGGGGGTTATGGAGTATTTGAATGGAAGATAA
- a CDS encoding metallophosphoesterase — translation MRNRIVLAALLATVCMLAGCSLKGTVPESTSAESTSPPETETTRTEPPTIEEFPKTSENPAAQPSEEAFDNGCKIIVATDIHYLARDLTDFKKGFQYSVDHGDGKVMQYIWEITDAFVEEVKKERPDLVILSGDLTYEGEKESHEELAEKLGEIEDAGIPVIVIPGNHDINNSKAAQFVGDTFLGAENITPDKFEEIYQDFGYNEAVSRDPASLSYVYQVNDYTRALMLDTCQYEPKNLVGGMIRDDTYDWIEEQMEEAWNLGMNVIPVGHHNLLDESEVYLQDCTIEHSEQLIDQLESWEVPLFLSGHLHVQHYMRSRSDSGIYEIVTSSLSTPPCQYGILYYGDDGSFRYHTKSLDMKDWAKKTGSTDKNLLNFNEFGKRFLSKVFYNQAQDEFERLDTLKGLTRSQKEQMAKVYAELNAACYAGKVTDIRDKAKAKAGYKMWEEEGYPSILAQYLEWITADGTKDYNVLSSE, via the coding sequence ATGAGAAACAGGATCGTATTGGCAGCATTATTGGCCACGGTATGTATGCTGGCAGGTTGTTCTTTGAAAGGAACAGTGCCGGAAAGCACCAGTGCAGAGAGCACTTCACCGCCGGAAACAGAGACAACGAGGACAGAACCGCCCACCATAGAAGAATTTCCCAAGACTTCGGAGAACCCGGCTGCACAGCCTTCTGAGGAAGCCTTTGACAACGGCTGCAAGATCATTGTCGCTACGGATATCCATTATTTAGCCAGGGATTTGACGGATTTTAAGAAGGGCTTTCAATACAGTGTGGACCATGGTGACGGCAAGGTGATGCAATATATTTGGGAGATCACGGATGCTTTTGTAGAAGAGGTGAAGAAGGAACGGCCTGATCTGGTGATCTTAAGCGGGGATCTGACCTATGAAGGAGAAAAGGAGAGCCATGAAGAGCTTGCCGAAAAGCTTGGAGAGATTGAAGATGCCGGAATTCCTGTGATCGTTATTCCGGGAAATCATGATATCAATAACTCCAAGGCAGCTCAGTTTGTGGGAGATACCTTTTTGGGAGCGGAAAATATAACCCCGGATAAATTTGAAGAGATTTATCAGGATTTTGGATACAATGAGGCGGTCAGCCGGGATCCTGCATCCTTAAGCTACGTATACCAGGTAAACGATTATACCAGGGCCTTAATGCTTGATACATGCCAGTACGAACCGAAAAATCTGGTTGGGGGAATGATACGGGATGATACATATGACTGGATAGAGGAACAGATGGAGGAAGCCTGGAATCTGGGAATGAATGTGATTCCTGTGGGCCACCATAATCTTCTTGATGAAAGTGAAGTATACTTACAGGACTGTACCATTGAACACAGTGAGCAGCTTATTGACCAGCTGGAAAGCTGGGAGGTTCCCTTGTTTTTAAGCGGACACCTTCATGTGCAGCACTATATGAGATCCCGCAGCGATTCCGGGATCTATGAGATCGTGACCAGTTCCTTGTCCACGCCGCCCTGCCAATATGGGATCTTATATTATGGAGATGACGGAAGCTTCCGTTACCATACAAAGTCTTTGGATATGAAGGATTGGGCCAAAAAGACGGGAAGCACGGATAAAAATCTTTTAAATTTTAATGAGTTTGGAAAAAGATTTTTAAGCAAGGTGTTTTACAATCAGGCTCAGGATGAATTTGAGAGGCTTGATACACTAAAAGGGCTAACCAGATCCCAGAAGGAGCAGATGGCAAAGGTTTATGCAGAGCTTAATGCCGCCTGCTATGCAGGAAAGGTTACAGACATCAGGGACAAGGCCAAAGCCAAGGCCGGTTACAAGATGTGGGAGGAAGAAGGGTATCCCAGCATTCTGGCTCAATATCTGGAATGGATCACTGCGGATGGGACAAAGGACTATAATGTATTAAGTTCAGAATGA
- a CDS encoding glycosyl hydrolase family 18 protein, protein MKKKTVPVFAALGLILLVTAGFFGVQFLERYIPSKEQADIAELLGVKGDEVALYLNEDLQEAKGLYLQGQTYLPIDWVNDMLNERFYWDSHENLLVYALPDSIVYADHSTVGDSGKPLIWVDKKGVYLSIGLVANYTDIRVTAYDGIQYKRVFINNSWEAQQKALVSEKGNVRVKGGLKSPIVTWVSPGSQVTVLESMKRWDKVRTEDGFVGYVERKRLGDVASEVPVSTFVKPVYTNVSMKEPVCLAWHQMTNLDGNGSFDNLIANTKGVNVISPTWFELSDNEGNFRSLAQADYVKKAHDKGMKVWALINNFSPDVNTEILMSKTSTRRKLIEALMSEVDRYGLDGINLDFEGIKEEAGVHYIQFIRELSIPCRKKGIVLSVDNYVPAPGNQFYNRKEQGIVADYVIIMGYDEHYAGGDAGSVASINYVEKGIKDTLAQVPKEKVINGIPLYTRVWTEGPDGKTASSAMGIARAKEWVSENQVELYWQEELGQYYGELQTEEGLKKLWLEEERSIGLKMNLIRQYGLAGVACWKLGFEPSDLWDEIRLDKK, encoded by the coding sequence ATGAAGAAAAAAACAGTGCCGGTTTTTGCGGCGCTAGGATTGATTTTATTAGTGACCGCCGGGTTTTTCGGGGTGCAGTTTCTGGAGCGGTATATTCCGTCAAAGGAACAGGCAGATATAGCCGAACTGCTGGGAGTAAAAGGAGATGAAGTGGCTCTTTATCTCAATGAGGATCTGCAGGAGGCAAAGGGTCTTTACCTGCAGGGCCAAACCTATCTCCCCATTGATTGGGTGAATGATATGCTGAATGAGCGGTTTTACTGGGACAGCCATGAAAATCTTCTTGTGTATGCCCTGCCGGACTCCATTGTCTATGCGGATCATTCCACTGTCGGGGATTCAGGGAAGCCCCTGATATGGGTGGATAAAAAGGGAGTTTATTTGTCCATTGGCCTGGTGGCTAATTATACGGATATCCGCGTAACGGCTTATGACGGCATTCAGTATAAACGGGTTTTTATAAATAATAGCTGGGAGGCCCAGCAAAAGGCGCTGGTTTCCGAGAAGGGCAATGTGAGGGTGAAAGGCGGACTGAAAAGCCCCATAGTAACGTGGGTTTCTCCCGGAAGCCAGGTTACTGTACTGGAATCCATGAAAAGGTGGGACAAGGTACGGACGGAAGACGGATTTGTAGGCTATGTGGAACGCAAGCGTCTGGGAGATGTGGCCAGCGAGGTTCCTGTAAGCACCTTTGTAAAGCCGGTTTACACCAATGTTTCCATGAAGGAACCAGTTTGTCTTGCCTGGCATCAGATGACCAACCTTGATGGAAATGGTTCTTTTGACAATCTGATTGCTAATACAAAGGGAGTCAATGTCATTTCCCCGACCTGGTTTGAGCTTTCGGATAATGAAGGAAATTTCCGTTCCCTGGCCCAGGCGGATTATGTAAAGAAAGCACATGACAAGGGAATGAAGGTCTGGGCCCTCATCAATAATTTCAGCCCGGATGTGAATACGGAAATCCTGATGTCAAAGACCTCCACCAGACGGAAGCTGATTGAAGCCCTTATGTCGGAGGTGGACAGGTACGGCCTTGACGGAATTAACCTGGACTTTGAGGGAATCAAGGAAGAAGCAGGAGTCCATTATATTCAGTTCATACGGGAGCTTTCCATCCCTTGCCGCAAGAAAGGGATCGTCTTGTCCGTAGATAATTATGTTCCTGCTCCCGGCAATCAGTTTTATAACCGAAAAGAGCAGGGAATCGTGGCTGACTACGTAATTATAATGGGATATGACGAACATTATGCAGGCGGGGACGCCGGTTCTGTGGCTTCCATTAATTATGTGGAAAAAGGCATCAAGGATACCCTGGCTCAGGTGCCAAAGGAAAAGGTGATCAACGGGATTCCTCTCTATACAAGGGTGTGGACCGAGGGACCAGACGGAAAGACTGCCTCTTCCGCCATGGGCATTGCCCGTGCAAAGGAATGGGTCAGCGAAAATCAGGTGGAATTATATTGGCAGGAGGAGCTTGGCCAGTATTACGGAGAATTGCAGACAGAGGAAGGGCTTAAAAAGCTGTGGCTGGAAGAAGAGCGCTCCATAGGCCTTAAGATGAATCTGATAAGGCAGTATGGCCTGGCAGGTGTGGCCTGCTGGAAGCTGGGATTTGAACCGTCAGACTTATGGGATGAAATCCGGCTGGATAAAAAATAA
- a CDS encoding serine/threonine-protein kinase — protein MFGKYQLCGILGTGRAGTVFLAVHLGLEEYRAIKRVPKSFLKFELLRREALVLKELRHPGIPIIFDVEEDEFYSYLIEEYLEGESLFDLVKEQGHLSRELAISYGIQLAGIISYLHLAGPNPILHLDLQPKNLLLCHDTVKLIDFGLAASVEDANMPGERYGTVGCAAPEQYSKDGVLDERTDIYAIGAIIHYLFTGEFPKLPYKPASSMDADLAAVLKRCIKKEKEERFSSAQELGERLGQLKNMGTAAKNRLQSSSLTIALAGSKSGAGTTHIGIGLSVYLRNHGYPNLFVEKNDSGMGTGLGDFAAAKRDHFGLMRYQGFVWRPYYGPGVKLKEPPYKIRILDYGKSVDQALTGNPDVVILVCDGSSWSRSSAFFSAEYVVKGHSSYGIVYNHVTRGTRVRLPDGTVPSRCLKAPYYPNPFKMNAETGDFYNTLLEEILEIKSRKKKRGHLFGIRIREWIFRMLPGKGRIPGKG, from the coding sequence CTGTTTGGCAAATATCAGCTATGCGGCATCTTGGGAACCGGCCGGGCAGGGACAGTATTTCTGGCGGTTCATCTTGGGCTTGAGGAGTACCGGGCAATTAAGCGGGTACCTAAAAGCTTTCTGAAATTTGAACTTCTAAGGCGAGAAGCACTTGTTCTTAAGGAATTGCGCCATCCTGGAATTCCCATTATTTTTGACGTAGAGGAAGACGAATTTTATAGTTATTTAATCGAAGAGTATCTGGAAGGAGAATCTTTATTTGACCTTGTAAAAGAGCAGGGCCATCTATCGCGGGAACTGGCCATATCATATGGAATCCAGTTGGCCGGCATCATCAGTTACCTGCATCTCGCAGGACCAAACCCCATATTACATTTGGATTTACAGCCGAAGAACCTGTTATTGTGCCATGACACCGTTAAATTGATTGACTTTGGACTTGCTGCATCCGTGGAGGATGCAAATATGCCCGGAGAGCGGTACGGAACCGTAGGATGTGCGGCGCCGGAGCAGTATTCAAAGGATGGAGTACTGGATGAACGAACAGATATATATGCCATTGGTGCTATCATCCATTATCTATTTACAGGAGAATTTCCCAAACTGCCCTATAAACCGGCTTCATCAATGGATGCCGATCTGGCTGCCGTCCTGAAGCGGTGCATAAAAAAGGAAAAAGAAGAACGGTTTTCATCAGCACAGGAGCTGGGGGAGAGGCTGGGACAGCTTAAAAACATGGGAACGGCTGCAAAAAACCGTCTACAATCATCATCTCTTACAATTGCTCTTGCAGGGAGCAAATCAGGGGCCGGAACGACTCATATTGGAATCGGCCTGTCTGTTTATCTTAGAAATCATGGATACCCCAATTTATTTGTAGAAAAGAATGACTCCGGCATGGGCACCGGGCTTGGTGACTTTGCAGCCGCAAAGAGGGACCATTTTGGCCTGATGAGGTATCAGGGCTTTGTTTGGAGACCCTATTACGGCCCGGGAGTGAAGCTGAAGGAGCCGCCTTATAAGATCCGCATTCTGGATTATGGAAAAAGTGTTGATCAGGCGCTGACGGGAAATCCCGATGTGGTGATACTGGTATGCGACGGCAGCAGCTGGAGCAGAAGCAGTGCCTTTTTCTCCGCAGAATATGTGGTAAAAGGCCATAGTTCCTATGGGATCGTTTATAATCATGTAACCAGAGGAACCAGGGTAAGGCTGCCTGACGGGACAGTTCCTTCCCGATGCTTAAAAGCCCCTTATTATCCGAATCCTTTTAAAATGAATGCAGAAACGGGAGATTTTTATAATACTCTTCTGGAAGAAATTTTAGAAATAAAAAGCAGGAAGAAAAAAAGGGGACACTTATTTGGAATACGGATCAGGGAGTGGATTTTCCGGATGCTTCCAGGCAAAGGCCGTATTCCTGGGAAAGGGTAA
- a CDS encoding helix-turn-helix domain-containing protein: MKNESEKKDLFGVCPYFTSQKVLSGKWALLILHYLSERTLRFKELERELAPITQATLTKQLRNLEEHGLITRTVYNTIPPKVEYSLSELGLQFKPVLDSLEKWGDSYIAHMEGKGGLKDKADN, encoded by the coding sequence GTGAAAAATGAAAGTGAAAAAAAAGACCTGTTCGGTGTCTGTCCCTATTTTACCTCTCAAAAGGTATTGAGCGGGAAATGGGCATTGCTGATTCTTCACTATTTAAGTGAGCGGACATTACGGTTTAAGGAATTGGAGCGTGAATTAGCTCCCATTACCCAGGCTACACTTACAAAACAGTTACGCAATTTGGAAGAACATGGCTTGATTACCCGTACCGTATACAATACAATCCCGCCCAAAGTGGAATACTCGTTGAGCGAGCTGGGCCTTCAATTTAAGCCGGTCTTGGACAGTCTGGAAAAATGGGGAGATTCATACATTGCTCACATGGAAGGAAAAGGTGGTTTGAAAGATAAAGCTGATAACTAA
- a CDS encoding pyridoxamine 5'-phosphate oxidase family protein yields MIDYAAVLKENPNGVLATQDGSKVKTRVFQYLFTDGDKVYFCTSNKKPVYDQIKASPYVSFCTYPANFTPVVSVNGKAVFVNDVSLKTRALDENPGIKGIYKTPENPVFELFYIDVEEVETFSFTEGPKTYTI; encoded by the coding sequence ATGATTGATTATGCAGCTGTTTTAAAGGAAAACCCCAACGGAGTCCTGGCGACACAGGATGGCAGCAAGGTAAAGACCCGGGTGTTCCAGTATCTGTTTACAGACGGCGACAAGGTATATTTCTGCACCAGTAATAAAAAGCCTGTCTACGACCAGATCAAGGCCAGCCCTTATGTTTCTTTCTGCACCTATCCCGCCAACTTTACACCAGTGGTATCTGTTAATGGTAAGGCAGTCTTTGTAAACGATGTTTCCTTAAAAACCCGTGCACTGGATGAAAATCCCGGCATAAAGGGCATATACAAAACACCAGAAAATCCTGTTTTTGAGCTTTTCTACATTGATGTAGAGGAAGTGGAAACTTTCAGCTTTACAGAAGGCCCCAAGACTTATACCATTTAA
- a CDS encoding GNAT family N-acetyltransferase has translation MSLLFLDREHHRQGIGRKLFNTITSFYKNAGIYEEITINSSPYAVEVYHKLGFVDTDTEQLVNGIRFTPMKYKFT, from the coding sequence ATTTCTCTTTTGTTTTTGGATAGGGAACACCACCGGCAAGGAATTGGGCGGAAATTATTTAATACCATAACATCTTTCTATAAGAATGCGGGTATCTATGAAGAAATAACGATCAATTCATCACCTTATGCAGTAGAGGTATATCATAAACTTGGTTTTGTGGATACAGACACCGAACAACTTGTAAATGGAATACGGTTTACTCCAATGAAGTATAAATTCACTTAA
- a CDS encoding adaptor protein MecA, whose amino-acid sequence MKIERINENQIRCTLTSFDLSVRNLNLGELAYGSEKARNLFREMIQKASNEVGFEAEDIPLMVEAIPLSNESVMLVITKIDDPEELDTRFAKFSPSADEDLDSMPGDLASELLEGADGLLNLLGIDKKEEPEAEEPTKEQSSASSIRIYCFQSLDQISDAARTIGQVYDGENTLYKKPDTRQYYLVIRNTPDKSLNFSRVCNLLAEYGSKIHQDYASEAYYREHYEVLIEGHALQSLAKL is encoded by the coding sequence ATGAAGATAGAACGTATTAACGAAAATCAAATTCGCTGTACGCTTACCAGCTTTGATTTAAGCGTCAGAAACTTAAATTTAGGCGAGCTTGCCTATGGCAGTGAAAAAGCCCGCAACCTGTTCCGCGAGATGATTCAAAAAGCCTCTAACGAAGTGGGATTCGAAGCAGAAGACATTCCTCTCATGGTAGAAGCAATTCCATTGTCCAACGAAAGCGTAATGTTAGTAATCACCAAAATCGACGACCCGGAAGAATTAGATACAAGGTTTGCAAAATTTTCTCCATCAGCCGACGAAGACTTGGATTCCATGCCAGGAGACTTAGCAAGCGAGCTTTTGGAAGGCGCCGACGGACTGTTGAATCTGTTAGGTATTGACAAGAAAGAAGAACCGGAGGCAGAAGAACCAACAAAAGAGCAATCAAGTGCTTCCTCTATAAGAATCTATTGTTTTCAGAGCCTGGATCAGATATCTGATGCTGCAAGGACCATCGGACAGGTTTACGATGGCGAGAATACATTATATAAAAAACCTGATACCAGACAGTATTATCTGGTGATCAGGAACACCCCTGACAAATCTTTAAATTTCAGCCGTGTCTGTAACCTGCTTGCAGAATATGGCTCCAAGATTCATCAGGACTACGCCTCCGAAGCGTACTACAGGGAACATTACGAGGTGTTGATTGAAGGCCACGCCCTTCAGTCACTGGCCAAACTTTAA
- a CDS encoding alpha/beta hydrolase, with the protein MSMKTEMTRIFAGLKKADRKMALELEQPARGRLALAQERFTKRVRVKAWNVDGFPGVTINGSYAKAAHILMLPGGAYTLEPSERYREMAEQFAIEKQVKVTIPSCPLAPEYTALDVHRYLVRVYNWLMSEYPEDEFFLFGDFSGGGLALSLLQELRDMGNLPMPVRTAVVSPWLDIALNNPKIKIMKKTDPILPVEGLKEAGARYCGPLEPEHPFVSPLYGNWDHLGKILVFSGTEEILTPDCELLAEKAGKLQGTEIIYKKGAKMVHDWILIPCKETDATFELIFAFFLEGALGF; encoded by the coding sequence ATGAGCATGAAAACGGAGATGACGAGGATTTTTGCCGGGCTTAAAAAAGCGGATAGAAAGATGGCTCTTGAGCTGGAACAGCCTGCCAGAGGCAGGTTAGCCCTGGCCCAGGAACGGTTTACAAAAAGGGTGAGGGTAAAAGCCTGGAACGTGGATGGGTTTCCCGGAGTCACCATAAACGGAAGCTATGCAAAGGCTGCCCATATCCTCATGCTGCCGGGAGGGGCCTATACTCTGGAGCCGTCAGAGCGTTACAGGGAAATGGCGGAGCAATTTGCCATAGAAAAGCAGGTAAAGGTGACCATACCTTCCTGCCCGCTGGCTCCGGAGTATACAGCCTTAGATGTCCACCGGTATCTGGTCAGGGTTTACAACTGGCTAATGTCAGAGTATCCGGAAGATGAGTTCTTTCTGTTTGGGGATTTTTCCGGCGGCGGTCTGGCCCTTTCACTTTTACAGGAGCTGCGGGACATGGGGAACCTTCCTATGCCGGTGAGGACTGCCGTAGTGTCCCCGTGGCTTGATATTGCCCTTAATAATCCAAAGATAAAAATAATGAAAAAAACAGATCCGATCCTTCCCGTGGAAGGGCTGAAAGAGGCCGGCGCCCGCTACTGCGGTCCTTTGGAACCGGAACATCCCTTTGTTTCTCCCCTTTATGGGAACTGGGATCATCTGGGAAAGATTCTGGTATTTTCCGGGACAGAAGAGATTCTTACGCCGGACTGCGAACTGTTAGCGGAAAAGGCGGGAAAATTGCAGGGAACGGAAATCATTTATAAAAAAGGGGCTAAAATGGTTCATGACTGGATCTTGATTCCATGTAAGGAAACCGATGCCACTTTTGAATTGATTTTTGCATTTTTTCTGGAAGGAGCTTTGGGATTTTAA